The nucleotide window AGGCCGACAGAAGCTTTGAAATGAAATAAGATTACCTTAAATTGAAAAAATTACAAGACTAGATGGAACATCCCCTTTTAAACCGTTTTAAataaagtaattaaaataagtaaaaaataattcaaaatatataaaaattgtttaaaatatataatacttgtaaataaaacaacatttcattAAATTGAAAAATTTGTAAGACTAAATggaaaacataaacaaaaaacaCAATTAGTTGTCAAGGTTGGGCATGTAAGTGTCTACAATATGTTCCACATGATCCAACCGGAGGTTGTTGTGTGTTTACTGACAATGCCATTCGAGAAGAGTATATTCATTTACTTCTTGATCGGTTGGAAGATCGATTTCGTAAACTTGACATATCGTTGCACCATCGTCCTCTAAAATCGTACTGTATAATATAATGTAAGCATATATTGTAGTTCTAATTTGACATGATGTACTAACCATGCATGGAGCCAACCTACAACTAAATGAGTTTTAAGGACGCCAAAGGCTCGTTTCACATCCTTTAATTGTATTGCCTTGAACCTTTTCTAATTATTGTCACGTGGATGGTAATTGTTTTCATAATAGTGTCACACTCAATCGATGGCGGAAACGTCAGTGCgggacgaaatagattgcaagaatCTTCATAACGACtgtttgtgacaatatttagaaaattcAAATTTCAATGATACTAAATTGGAaatacattgtcttggaaaggaAAGTACAACAAGTTGCAAAATAACGTAACAACATGAAACAAATTCATAAGTTTAAAATCTAGGCGTTCTAAACCACCCTAAGTACGTTTCTTCAATCATCATTAACTAGTTTCCTGCAACATATATTATAATAAAGATCAACAAAAGTTggcaagtatacaagtttgattacATAGTATAATTGTGAATAAAAGTTGTCTCATATCCAACATGGTAAATTGCATACATTATTCGTTATCATACTAGCATGTGTTAACTATAAGTCAAACCAAAGTGTACCGCAATTGTTCATTATCTAAAGTTTTAAAGATAAATTAAAGGGACTTCTTGTGTTTGGTTTTTTATATGAGATTGGAATAGGAAAACATTGCATCAAATTCTACCAATCAAAGGAACTTAACAATCATTTCATATTTATGAAGAAATTCTGAACTTTCCAATGGAGTATTTTATAATTATCAAAATCCCCTCATCTTTACATTATTCACCTTATTATATCAAGTTTTTCTATAATTcaaataaacttttgattaaattaCACTTTGTGTCATTTATGTATTACACAATTATGAAACATGCCCCTTTAAAAAAGAGTTACagacactactagaaaactacaTTTTTTCCTACAAAAGTTTCCTACAAATTTTGCACAactcaattttttttacaattttcctacaattttttgacaaataagaaaaacaaaaaacacccaaaacttttccacaaatttcctacaaatttgCCACACAATAAGCATTTGTAGCAATTTCGTCACAAAATTTATAACCTTTTCGATAAATTTccgacaaaaattaaaaaaatttatatgATTTGTAACTacaacaaaataaataatttgaaaaatataaaatagtaaatttgttggaaatttgtagcaaatttacaccagttgctacaaatttcctacaaaaaaagttattttatttgttatttatcaattttagaaaaaaaggaaatttaaaaaaataaaacgatAAGTTTGGCGGAAACTTTGTAGCAAATTGACagcagttgctacaaatttcctacaaaaaggctaatatttaaaaaattaagaagaaaacataatttaaaaaaaataaaatattaaatttgtcagaaatttgtagcaaattgacaccagttgctacaaatttcctacaaaaaagatattttatttattattcatcaattttagaaaaaaaaagataattttaaaaaattaaatgATAAGTGTGTCGGAAATTTGTAGGAAACTGACAGCAATtgttacaaatttcctacaaaaacgctattattcaacaaattaagaagaaaacataattttgaaaaataaaatattaaatttgtcAGAAATTTATAGCAAATTGACAccagttgctacaaatttcctacaaaatagttattttatttgttatttatcaattttagaaaaaaatataattttaaaaaataaaatgataagtttgtcggatatttgtagcaaattgacagcagttgctacaaatttcctacaaaaaggctattattcaacaaattaagaagaaaacataattttgaaaGTCACAAACTTGACAGTTTTTTAGTAGTGAGATTGCGTTCAAATTCTCTGTTTTTCTAACATATTGTACCCTTTAATACAAACTTAGTTAGTAAAGTTCGATATCCTCAATATAACCAGGGCCAATTCGTCCATTCAGAACCATCGAAAGGCCGACAAAAGCTTTGAAATGAAATAACATTACATTAAATTGAAAAAATTACAAGACTGGATGGAACATGCCCTTTTAAACAATTTTTAataaagtaattaaaataagtaaaaaaataatacaaaatatataaaaattatttaaaatatataatactggtaaataaaacaacatttcattATTAAAATAATTGTAAGACTAAATggaaaacataaacaaaaaacaCAACTAACTGTCAAGGATGGGCATGTAAGGGTCTACAATATGTTTAGGGGTCCAAACGAGCCGTGCGGCTcgtgagctactcgagatcggctcgagaaaaagcccGAAACGAGccaagccttatcgagcccgagccgagcttgagcctcaaaacaaagctcgtttgtttatcgagcccgagctcgagcctcacatgtgaagctcgttaggctcgtcgagccttattgtaaacgagccgagtcgagccgagcttatttaaacgtGTTTACAAGCCTAcatcgaacctaaaaataagcttatttagtaaacgagcccaagcccgagctttacttatcgatctcgcaagcctaaaaagtctattatttatattatttttatttaatatacgaattaatagataataaacgatccgagcccgagctcgagcttgataaaatacaaacgagccgagctcgagctttgaaaacaaagctcgaatcgagccgagctcgggctcggctcgtttgcacccttaAATATGTTCCACATGATCCAACCAGAGGTTGTTGTATGTTTACTGACAATGCAATTCGAGAAAAGTATCTTCATTTACTTCTTGATCGGTTGGAAGATCGATTTCGTAAACTTGACATATCGTTGCACCTTCATCCTCTAAAATCATACTATGTCATATAATGTAAGCATATATTGTAATTCTAATTTGACATGATGTATTGACCATGCATGGAGCCAACCTACATCTAAACGAGTTTTAAGGACGCAAAAGGCTCGTTTCACGTCCTTTATTGTATTTCCTTGAACCTTTTCCGATTATTGTTTCGTGGATGGTAATTGTTTTCACAATAGTTTCCCAATCGGGGTATATCCTATTAGCAAGATAATACTCATGCTTATATTATACTTCATTTACCTCAAATGGACACTTGGATGCAGATCCATGTACAACCTCGTTGTATAGTTGCCAGTGATTGATTGCGTTGATTTTATCAAAACTCGCGACACGGTAAAAAGAACATCAAAACCATAAACTTCCAAGGCTATCGTTTCGAGCATGATATCGAGTTCACGTGGTCACTTACCATGTATTAACTTTCCAATGTTGTTAGGACAATTCCTCCAAACCCAATGTTTACAATAAATGTTACCTAACATTCTAGGAAATCCATGTTTGGTTTCATGTGCGGTGTACAAAAGTTGTATATCTTTGACAATCGGTTTACGCAAATATATTTTCCATACATCTATATAATACCTTCACAAAAGTGTTGTAGGCTTTCACGTAAAGTGTTTTTCGGACATATTCATGTAGTCATCGTTCGTTTCACGAATTGTCCTGTATGCTAGTGAACGTATTGGTGATGTGCACTTCTGTAAGGGTGTAAAACTCTATTTAAATCTAGCATCACGGGATAATTGAAATATGGAAGGTTTCTGTCTATATCTTTATATTCGAAACATGTCTCCTAAGCACCTCATCACCAAATAATGGATTCTCAATGAGCATCTTGCATTGCAGCTTCATGATCTTCTTGTACTTTGAGGCCCACTTGAACTTGAAGTATCTTTAAAATGGTGCAACGTAGCTTGTACAATTGTTGAGAAAAGGTAAAAAAGGTTACGCACATTTGTAATTACTAGATTAAGACGCATCGTCAAAACTTGATGATCGAAACTTCATTGTTACACACAACCTCTAAACTAGATGACAAAGAAATTGTCTGAAGTGTTTAGGGTTGAAGTTGAGAGAATTAGTAAAGAATGGCGTGAAAATTACGAAGATGTACATGGTATATATGATGTGGGGCTATCTCACTTGGTGGTTTCCTGGTTGGTAGTGGCATATGCCTCTTTGAGGGTAGGTTCCAGATTTAAATATGGGCAAAGAAAGTAGTTGTCACACCCCCGGTATTTCGACATCGCCCAATGGGCCTGGTTGGGGAGTACGTGACGATTGATATCAAGATACACAATATAGCACAGTGGAAGTGTTGGATTTAAAATATTATGACAAACATAGTGTCCGAGTGGtcaaaataataatacaaactGCTTGTAattaagatccacaggcggattgAAATTGTAGAAAATGAAATAATTAGACTCTAGGCTTTATTCAAAGGAGTTGCAAATTCTTCTTCTAGCATTACCAGACAACTTCCAGCCTATTTACGTATCCTTGCAACCTgtaacttagtcttttgaaaatacgtcaatttacattggtaaatacaaataaccgactcattttgaaaacatttcaaaatcattttaagTGCAGAAAGCACGTGATTTTCttaaataacttgggacaattcaaAATGATCTTGTACACAGTTTTACATTcctgtcaatacatatggggtCCGGTGCAGAAACTGAataacatgattaaccgacacgccACTTTAACCCACAAAGGGGTATCCCCAATATGGGTaagaaaaacattttataatAGCATTaacatctgtcaggtgtatgcctacaccctgtACTCAGTCATGGCCATTagtaacttaaatgagccgaggatatccaggacacggtcgcgttaacccccaatgtttaagttatcagacAAAACAGAATAAAACGGGGTATGAAGATTTTGTAGTCACAATCCAATATATGATTCcctacccgaccaagcggtaataatttaccgtatcccaagcccgtatagggaaaataggttaagagcATTTACCTGGCTTAAATATGTCTTACAATGCAAGAAACAATAAGCACAACCGTTAACAAATAAACTAAGGTTGGTTGCAATCTACCGGAAGGCCCTAGTCTGGAATgaatggtataaataaccaattagaatcgGGTCCTATTCAAGTCATAGACGTGGACCGATTAACTTAAATTAACGAAAACAGTACGATACActtgattaagcgatgaccggaatagaatgtagtttaaccccacaagtactaagacttgtataatatgggtaaacaataTACATTCTTGAATTTGAAATAAAATTGAAaggttttgacccgttttggtaaaCTTACGTAAACAGGTTACGTAAGCTCAACCGTACGCGTATAAGCGATAtcgggtaaccggatgagtcataaACAAGTTCTATATGCCAGAGCACTTTAATATGTTACCAAGTCAGTAGTTAACCAAGGTTTTATAAACAAtattgtttaaaaccaaaatatgcaccataggggcattttagtcattatgTGACATACTTTGAGAAATTGCATAAAAATCTGAGTTATGAACAAGTACATTatataaaaacactttaattattttataatatcagtaggtaatAGATTTTGTATGAtagttatggtttaaaaccatactacgcgccaaaagggcgttttggtcatatTATAACATAATTTTCGAACTTGTATCAAAAATCAGGTTATTAATAGGTTTAATATACCAAAATATGTTAATTACAGTAGGTAATTCATTTTGCAAGTTCATAATTGATTAAAACCAAGTTTtatgcaaaaagggcattttggtcataaTTAGGTATAATACAAGAACTTGTGTTAAAACTCAGAATCTGATTATGATCAagtagtataacctcagagggttatccTACATTACAATGTGATCATAATGCAACTTAAATTCAGTAGCTAAATatgctaaatcgggtcagaatcgaaagtcaaagaagAAGTCAAACTGCTCGACTTTTGGTTGCGAACCGACACTAAAACTGGAAATGACGGGCTGAACAGCTTCATACATGTTCCAGTATTAATTACCAACTGATTAAGTGTCAAAAACATGGGTTATAACATTCATATTATCAATTTATAAAATTTACGAAAAAATGCCCTTTGACTTTTTAATTAACATAACTTTGACCCATCATTTGACCAAGTTAACGTGATTTCCAGGAgatgcccttttgagggattaacacttacctaattacgatcacgtagccatgttcaactcgaacaatggctggaccataatggtctaaatcgaaagtcaaaacaaaagtcaattTTCTCGACTTTCCGGTTATAAAAGCCTATAAAGCGAAAATGAACTggaaaggaacacttacaagtgaACTGTAACGCCCTAAAATCCCTTTATTTGACCCAAGTGGGTGTTTAAATAATTTAACATGATGTTGGATAACTAGGAACaaataacctagttaaatgcAATGTTAACTTTTAAGAGTAAGGAAGAAAGTTATGGGAGAAGAGATAAGTTGGCAAACTAGAGGGACTAAATTGTAACATGGGAAAACCCATGTTTTATAAAACATGAATTTAACACACAATACACACATCGTGTGTGTGTGTCTGGAATGTTCAGAGGAACACAAGGGGAGCCAAAACCTAGTTATGAAAGATCTTCAAATTGAAGGGTGAATCGAAGCTCAAACCTATAAATGAacatgaattaatgatcacctacACAAGGGGATCATGAGGCATGTCTTGAAACTTAGATTGATGatcttgtatgaagtgggttatgttcaATCCGCGAATTagtatgaaattgatcatgtataGGTGTTAGAATCACCATACAGAACATGAATTCATGATTTTGCTTAATTTGATGTTTTAAGGTGAAACCCAATTATTATGGTGAAGATGTTGACATGGATATATCATCCATGTCCAATTCTTGTTCAATATTGATGTATCATGTTATGTATGATGGATTCTTGTTAgatgaattgaaagaaatgtggtGTTTGATATGTTTGATGTCTATGTGTGAATGATACTTGTTGATCAGTAAGAAGATTTGATGAACTAAGTAAGAGCTTTGAAGATGATGCgtgaattagttgtacattgtgcttagAAAGTAGTATGCACACCAggtgtatgatgaaatgtctaagtgaagTTAGGATGCGAAATTGTATGAAACGgcttgttatatatatatatatatatatatatatatatatatatatatatatatagggagaagatcatgcgagaaccacctcttattgtgagaaccgcgagaaccaatgtgaacacacaaaaaatgcctaaaaatagctaaaaatcacacaaaagttttttttttgaattttttaatattttttataaaaaaatcgctacttttcgaagccaaaaaaaaaagttttttaatttttaaaaaaaaaaaaatttttttttggcttctaaaagtagcgattttaacataaaaaatattaaaaaattcaaaaaaaatttttagatttttttttgttttttttagatttttttaggttttttgggggtttagtttttagcattttagcttggggggggggagggtggggggggtttaggtttttggggggtgggggaggggggtttaggtttttttttgggggggggtggtgttaggttttttaggttttttttagcatttagcttgggggggggggtttaggttttttttttttgggggggggggttaggttttttttgggggggggggggtggggggttttaggtttttttttggggggggggggtgggggttaggtttttttacgttttttttaggtttttttagctattttaggttgagttcacattggttctcaaggttctcacaataagggtggttctcgcatgagcccctccctatatatatatatatatatatatatatatatatatatatatatatatatatatatatatatatatatatatatatatatatatatatatatatatatatatatatactagtcacttacccgcgcgatgcggcgggagtggcgatttacaataggatactcgtttaccgttagtttatccgtcgtctcgtgatatatcgtatagtacttaagttagttttcttattcgtgatcTTCTACAAGAATAGTACAAAACAAGGAAGTAGatgtaattaaaaacaagaagagttcaaaacaGTCAAGTAGctagacaaaacaataaaaacaaaatgcggggagtctcttgtatctcttcctgtttTACCAATACATCCGTTCGCTTATGACTTTCTTGTATCTTCTCCTCTCCTGTACCAGATTTCTTCGACACATAACAAAATGTTACACGCTTACAGGTGCTTTAAAATAGTAATTAAAAAGTAATTTCAGGAAGCAAATAAGGCACATAATCTACTAACTTACCTTCGTTTTGATACGGATGCGATTAATTAATCACGCAACACTTCCTGGTAGACAACATTTGATGTGTAAACTCCGCGTTGTTTGAATTCTTTGGCGAGATGTACCAACACCTTCGTACTTTGTCTTGAAACCCCTCTTGATAACGCGACATAAAGTTGTCCATGTGAAAATACAGAATCCGGTAGATAAATACCAACGTTCGGAATTGTTTGACCTTGAGCTTTATTAATCGTCATGGAAAAGCTAAGTCGAATtggaaattgttttcttttcagCTTAAATGGGAACATGTCATCTTCAGAAAGGGTTAGAGGGATTCTTGGCAAAAAAACTCTTTTTCCGGCATGTTGACCGACTGCAATTTCCGCATCAATAACATTTCGCATGAAACCCTTACATATCAACCGCGTGCCATTACACAGGCCATGTGATGGATCGATATTACGTAACAATATTATTGGGCATCCAATTTTTAAATGAAGCTTATGAGGCGGCAATCCACTAACATTTAGCGAATTTAAGAACTCGACCGGATAGAAGTTGCGCTGATCGTCTTCAGCTTCATCAAAACTGTAATAAACTTtttcctccccttgaaaaatttCAATCATTTGATTATTAATCTCGTCAACACTATCATTTTTAGTGGACAATATTGCTCTAGAGATTATATAATCTGAAGAATATAAATTATCTTCAATTGATGGAAAGATGGCATGGATCAATTCTTTTATAGCGTTTTCTCTGTTGTTGCATTGAATTGTCATGTCATCGGGTATGCGGATATAGTTTCCTTCGATTGGTTCTTCAGTTCCATCGCCGACTCTTAAAAGAAATTTAGAAAACCATGGATCTTTCAGCGCTCTCATATTTATGGTCAACCGCATCTTCTTAGTCAAAGACCAAAGAGGTGACATTCGTACGCTGGAGTCTACAATCTGTGCTCGAGTGCCACGTTTGATAACCGGCAACACCTGTCTGAAGTCACCTCCCATAACCATTATCTTTCCACCAAATGGGAGACTAACACCTATAATGTCTTGGAATGTACGATCGACTGCCTCTATCGCTTGTCGTTTAGCCATCGACGCTTCATCCCATATGATTATTTTGGCAGAGCGAATCAGTTTAGCGGCCCCACTCTGTTTTTTAATATTGCACATTGAATTATTTTCAAGATTAAGAGGAATCTTGAATCTCGAGTGAGCCGTTCTACCTCCTGGCATATTATTAGCCGCTGCACCTGATGAAGCTGTTGCGAGAGCAATAAGACCACGTGAGCGAATTTCAGCAAGCAAGGCAATGTACAAAAATGTTTTTCCAGTTCCACCTGGACCATCAATAAAGAACACGCCTGGAAGATCATTATCAACATGCATCATGATCTcatcaaacacatttttttggTCCGGATTAAGTGAATGTTTGGCACTCAAGTGTTCAGGTTCCAAAACAATCCCATACTCTTCTTGTAACTCACGATAACCTGCATCTTGTAAGTTAACATCGTCagttatcttaggaaggtcgAATTCATTGAAATTTTTACCCATGGATTGTACCAAGACACTTATTTCGGTAAGAACCATATTTTGAACTCGTTCTATACTTTGACAGTGTAACCGATGATCTTCAGATAGTGAATCAAAGTGGTCATTCCATAACTTTCGAACATCTCCAGGTTGGCAAAAAATCATTATGGTCGCAAATAACCTTCTAAGAGCATTGGGAAACTGAAACGTAGAGGCTTCTTCGAGACATTGTGATAGATATTCATCGTCTTCTATTAAGCCTAACTCAAGAGCTGCTTTCCGAAATGTCGCACACCGTTGACCATTAACTGTGCAAAGATGTTCGAAAGAAGTAGGCCCTCTGACATTTGACAAAAGTAGGCGTAAGTAGTACCTTTCTCCTTCGGCTGGATTAGCGGAAACGATACGACCTCTTTGTTTTTTACCGAAACGACGACTCCAACGGCGTGTGCTTCCATTCCAAGTATAGTgttttggaaaatctttatacaaATGTACCCTTGCTGTTTCATCGTTTCTATTCTGATCAAAAAATGCTGTTAGCATGGTTCTCTTATCCCTTTCCCTATCAACAATATTAGGCATCAAGTCATCATCTCTAAATCTAACCATCTGATTATTTGGGAGATGAAGTTGTAAGGCTAGAACAGCaggaaagatttgagaaagagAGAAGGAAAAAATTCGCCACATAGCCTCTGGGGGCGATATGTAGCGTGCATCTTGAAATCTTTTTATCTCATTAATAACAACCCCTGGCTCACTTTGATCGACTTGAATAACCTGTTTGTCATGTCCTTTATAAACATACTTGAAAAGATATTTCACAGATTTTATACTTGAGCAAACTTCAACATTCATGTGGCAGTTAAACATCATCAAAAGCCTTGGGTTATATGGGACCACCCATCTATTATCAAGTGTTTGTCCTCGTAGGTCCACTTCTATCCCGGTGTCTCTCCTTCGATACAACGGATACGAATCTTCTCCTTGTGTCGTCTGTTCGTTAAATTGTCTAGGATAGTGAAAACGACAAATTTTAGGATCACCCTGCATACAAGGACTGCTTGATCGTAAATTGCCGCAAGGACCGTGAATCATGTGCTTGACAACCATCTCATGCAATCTGGGATGTGTTAGTTTGTTAGGAATTTCAGCACACACAACCTTATCATAATGGTCCGCGTTATTGATCTTGTGTTGCGGGTACATGATTAGGAGAAAATGTGCGTGCGGCAAACCCCGCTTTTGAAATTCAATGACATAGACGTATGACTTAACTTCCCCGAGGACATGTTTCTTGAAGAGTTGATCCTTAAGATCTTCTAATTTAGCCCGGAACACTCTTGAAACAAGGTCTGGACGATCTGTAGCAGTTTGACCAACATGTAAGTTATCACATATCTCAGGCCACTTAGGATTACATGTCATTGTAAGGAATACATCAGGCTTGCCGTCGTCTTGAACTAACGTCATCGCATCTAGAAACCGACGTCGCATGTCGCGAGGCCCCCCGATGAAAGATGCAGGCAACACAATTCTTTTCCCGACTCTGTTTGCATGAACCTCGCCAGTATTGACGCAATCCACAATACCTTGGTACAATTCGGCTCGAATTTTTTCCTGGTTTCTCTCACAAAATTCTAAGCGTGACGTCTCAATTTTGATGTAAACATCAACCACAAACTGCTGTAGCAGCCTACCACCGAACAAAAGCACATTATCGGTAGATCGAATCTGGAACTTGTAACAGTAGTACTCTCGCATAGCCACGGTTGTTCTACCACTTCGTGTGTTAGCCTCTGAACGATGAAGATGTATTAAAaacaaacagttaataaaaataaaacgcATTACGCTATTTTTATGATCTTCACTTAAAAAGGATAACAAATTGTTGGTACCTTCCATTTCTCCTTCGATGTTGTCATTGTTGCGAACCTCATTGATTGATACTCCTTGACGTGGTATGTTAGCATGCCAACCCGACTCACCATTAGGAAAAAATAAAGGATACGACAATGGATCGTAACAACTGAAGTACGGCTGAATAGTTTGTCTATATTCAGACCTACCGTACACTACAATACTTCGTTTATACGAAGTGATATTGTCATTACCTTCAACCCAAATACCAGCAACCTATATAATTGTGAACTATAAGTAAGTAAAATAAGCAATTATATTAAATAATTGcaattaatataatatattatatatacctCCGATGTCGTTGGTCGGTTGTACACCCTTTGGTCAAGTTCAACCGAAGTATTCAAAGTGACTCTATAGTTGTCCAGAGGTCCTAGTTCCG belongs to Helianthus annuus cultivar XRQ/B chromosome 5, HanXRQr2.0-SUNRISE, whole genome shotgun sequence and includes:
- the LOC110926729 gene encoding uncharacterized protein LOC110926729, whose protein sequence is MTNGLSNPRNHASSSSASTKAEKRKEYQKRYYAARKENNKVSKFGSGDAPQSASSISLMNNRSTERTPLRSLQTNITQFLQTTNENASSVSTTKCKEYNEGCSNTPNDNGMRISNGSQVNQTPIDDVIDVVRHRTSRGIQIHPRTLLPQFAEVVDQPSLQHGSVEDDPYNFVYNGVPGEHRVLKERGACPNCGAKRFQFEFDTFCCMSGKTVLANLEIPEELYRLFTSQDEIGDLFRQNIRAYNTNFSFASMGVTLDDTLNNMRDGVYTFRAHKGIYHRIDQLVPRDGTPRYLQLYFYDPDTELDHRLRWPNLDRRITQILTRVLSTNPYVDTFRRLAELGPLDNYRVTLNTSVELDQRVYNRPTTSEVAGIWVEGNDNITSYKRSIVVYGRSEYRQTIQPYFSCYDPLSYPLFFPNGESGWHANIPRQGVSINEVRNNDNIEGEMEEANTRSGRTTVAMREYYCYKFQIRSTDNVLLFGGRLLQQFVVDVYIKIETSRLEFCERNQEKIRAELYQGIVDCVNTGEVHANRVGKRIVLPASFIGGPRDMRRRFLDAMTLVQDDGKPDVFLTMTCNPKWPEICDNLHVGQTATDRPDLVSRVFRAKLEDLKDQLFKKHVLGEVKSYVYVIEFQKRGLPHAHFLLIMYPQHKINNADHYDKVVCAEIPNKLTHPRLHEMVVKHMIHGPCGNLRSSSPCMQGDPKICRFHYPRQFNEQTTQGEDSYPLYRRRDTGIEVDLRGQTLDNRWVVPYNPRLLMMFNCHMNVEVCSSIKSVKYLFKYVYKGHDKQVIQVDQSEPGVVINEIKRFQDARYISPPEAMWRIFSFSLSQIFPAVLALQLHLPNNQMVRFRDDDLMPNIVDRERDKRTMLTAFFDQNRNDETARVHLYKDFPKHYTWNGSTRRWSRRFGKKQRGRIVSANPAEGERYYLRLLLSNVRGPTSFEHLCTVNGQRCATFRKAALELGLIEDDEYLSQCLEEASTFQFPNALRRLFATIMIFCQPGDVRKLWNDHFDSLSEDHRLHCQSIERVQNMVLTEISVLVQSMGKNFNEFDLPKITDDVNLQDAGYRELQEEYGIVLEPEHLSAKHSLNPDQKNVFDEIMMHVDNDLPGVFFIDGPGGTGKTFLYIALLAEIRSRGLIALATASSGAAANNMPGGRTAHSRFKIPLNLENNSMCNIKKQSGAAKLIRSAKIIIWDEASMAKRQAIEAVDRTFQDIIGVSLPFGGKIMVMGGDFRQVLPVIKRGTRAQIVDSSVRMSPLWSLTKKMRLTINMRALKDPWFSKFLLRVGDGTEEPIEGNYIRIPDDMTIQCNNRENAIKELIHAIFPSIEDNLYSSDYIISRAILSTKNDSVDEINNQMIEIFQGEEKVYYSFDEAEDDQRNFYPVEFLNSLNSVNMPEKEFFCQESL